A single genomic interval of Oxalobacteraceae sp. CFBP 8761 harbors:
- the cobO gene encoding cob(I)yrinic acid a,c-diamide adenosyltransferase translates to MNDMTPEQTAALNERHRVRMERKKAVIDAKIASADKEIGIIIVNTGNGKGKSSSAFGMVARALGHGMQVGVVQFIKGALSTGEETFLRRFPDEVRFHAMGEGYTWETQNRERDIEKATEAWALAKQFLSDPTIGMVVLDELNIALKYGYVDVHTVIADLLDRPTMQHVVITGRGAPPELVAVADTVTEMNVVKHAFKAGIGAQAGTEW, encoded by the coding sequence ATGAACGACATGACTCCCGAACAAACCGCTGCGCTGAACGAACGCCATCGCGTGCGCATGGAACGCAAGAAAGCCGTCATCGACGCAAAGATTGCGTCGGCCGACAAGGAAATCGGCATCATCATCGTCAATACCGGCAACGGCAAGGGCAAGAGCTCGAGCGCGTTCGGCATGGTGGCGCGCGCGCTGGGCCACGGCATGCAGGTCGGCGTGGTCCAGTTCATCAAGGGCGCGCTGTCGACCGGCGAAGAAACCTTCCTGCGCCGCTTCCCGGACGAAGTGCGCTTCCATGCGATGGGCGAAGGCTATACCTGGGAAACCCAGAACCGCGAGCGCGACATCGAGAAAGCGACCGAGGCGTGGGCGCTGGCCAAGCAGTTCCTGTCCGATCCGACCATCGGCATGGTGGTGCTGGACGAACTGAATATCGCACTCAAATACGGGTACGTCGATGTGCACACCGTGATCGCCGACCTGCTCGACCGCCCGACCATGCAGCACGTGGTGATCACGGGCCGTGGCGCGCCGCCCGAACTAGTGGCGGTGGCCGACACCGTCACCGAGATGAACGTCGTCAAGCACGCGTTCAAGGCGGGGATCGGCGCCCAGGCCGGGACGGAGTGGTAA
- a CDS encoding cobyrinate a,c-diamide synthase, which translates to MSAHPGARVVLVAAMASGQGKTTVTAALARRLIRMGKCVRVFKCGPDFVDPVMLESACGTPVHNLDLWMVGPEACRQRLQAAAAEADAILVEGVMGLYDGTPSSADLARAFGIPVLAVLDASAMAQTAGAVAQGLRDYGPVQMAGVIANRVASSGHAAMVKESLRDIPLIGTLARQEHHLQERHLGLVLPGEVEELQRILDALADSIEFDEAAWDALPVMAPAHAVPAQIDTPLAGRTIAIAHDPSFMFVYPANVELLKALGAQITYFAPLSDDAVPDHADAVYLPGGYPELHGAALQGATRWRDSIRAAHARGMPIVAECGGMMALADGLTDSDGRRWEMAGLLPGEVAMQQRLGGLGMHALATPEGELRGHTFHYSLLATDVPPQAHTVKQRTQTPGEAVYRVGSLFASYFHGYFPSNPRAVAALFGGAP; encoded by the coding sequence ATGAGTGCGCATCCCGGCGCGCGTGTGGTGCTGGTGGCGGCAATGGCGTCCGGCCAGGGCAAGACTACCGTCACGGCCGCGCTGGCACGGCGCCTGATCCGCATGGGCAAGTGCGTGCGCGTGTTCAAGTGCGGTCCCGACTTCGTCGATCCGGTGATGCTGGAGAGCGCGTGCGGCACGCCGGTCCACAACCTGGATCTGTGGATGGTCGGCCCTGAAGCCTGCCGCCAGCGCCTGCAGGCGGCCGCCGCGGAGGCCGACGCAATCCTCGTCGAAGGCGTGATGGGCCTGTACGACGGCACGCCATCGAGCGCCGACCTGGCGCGCGCGTTTGGCATCCCTGTACTTGCGGTGCTGGATGCATCGGCGATGGCGCAGACGGCCGGCGCCGTGGCGCAAGGCTTGCGTGACTATGGTCCGGTACAGATGGCGGGCGTGATCGCCAACCGTGTTGCCAGCAGCGGCCACGCGGCGATGGTCAAGGAGTCGCTGCGCGACATTCCGCTGATCGGCACCCTGGCGCGTCAGGAGCATCACCTGCAAGAACGGCACCTGGGCCTGGTGTTGCCGGGTGAAGTCGAAGAGTTGCAGCGTATCCTTGACGCGCTGGCCGACAGCATCGAGTTCGATGAGGCGGCGTGGGATGCGCTGCCGGTGATGGCACCAGCGCATGCCGTCCCGGCGCAAATTGACACGCCCCTTGCCGGCCGCACGATCGCAATCGCGCATGACCCCTCCTTCATGTTCGTGTATCCGGCGAACGTCGAGCTGCTCAAGGCGCTGGGCGCGCAGATCACGTACTTTGCCCCGCTGTCGGACGACGCGGTGCCGGACCATGCCGACGCAGTCTATCTGCCGGGCGGCTATCCCGAGCTGCATGGCGCGGCGCTGCAAGGCGCAACGCGCTGGCGCGATTCGATCCGCGCAGCGCATGCGCGGGGCATGCCGATCGTGGCCGAATGCGGCGGCATGATGGCGCTGGCCGATGGCTTGACCGACAGCGATGGCCGGCGCTGGGAGATGGCTGGCCTGCTGCCGGGCGAAGTGGCAATGCAACAGCGTCTTGGTGGTCTCGGGATGCATGCGCTGGCCACGCCGGAGGGCGAACTGCGGGGTCACACCTTCCACTATTCGCTGCTGGCCACTGACGTCCCGCCGCAGGCACATACCGTCAAGCAGCGCACGCAGACACCGGGTGAAGCGGTGTACCGCGTCGGCTCGCTGTTCGCGTCGTACTTCCACGGGTACTTTCCGTCCAACCCGCGCGCGGTTGCCGCACTGTTTGGCGGTGCGCCATGA